In the genome of Sander vitreus isolate 19-12246 chromosome 13, sanVit1, whole genome shotgun sequence, one region contains:
- the rbm27 gene encoding RNA-binding protein 27 isoform X1, which produces MIIENVEALKSWLAKLLEPICDADPSALANYVVALVKKDKPEKELKALCADQLDVFLQKETTGFVDKLFECLTTKNYLGNPAAKEVPKEEVKPPAVKSDVVEAETPEEERENRRRRSPLRNFNESRSRDDRRRDERKRRDFDRHGKSVNDSHRERRRGSPRGRSYSRSRSRSRSGSRGKSRDREHRGGRDFKSKFELERKDTDCYNSSNTSGSQQQQHPSPLLPLPTPPHPFSSSSSAGVSGPGGVPVVTPAHLPDSTTDSWSGYYGTQRQDVVGKPFSNKTVSLKQRCRDYDEKGFCVRGDLCPFDHGNDPLIVDDVNLPNMIPFPPPPVMPPAGLPMPPITEPPPPLRMPAMPPYGQPPPPGVFPMTGPPLIVTSGIDTPNHQTAITSSPPIGPPGVGLPPTLPPPPPPPPSSSSSVSLRPQYVQSEYNYDPEGYNPESPGLTAAGRNPYRQFIPRVQTQRSNLIGLTSNEGQGSRAANIVIQTEPATAASTPGSNVSRFNTEQDSRKRTMVPSTAEGPAAKKPWLEKPGFNNQHKNTFPKRYHYVNTKLEVRKIPRELNNITKLNEHFSKFGTIVNIQVVFGGDPEAALIQYTKNEEARRAISSIEAVLNNRFIRVYWHREPGTNNTGLQQPEQSSGSQVAGAVPSQGLQHSNMHKGIKQHSPAAYVLNKTVPKHHLQALPGVTATTKPGSLNTNADVVTVVPALTNTQKGPYTSTALKSSSKSFGKTGKALEAQEVLKKKQEALKLQQDMRKQKQEMLKTQIECQKALINRLEKNRGMKPEERANIMKTLKELTEKIAQLQNEMNPASQVSSAKPNHGQSKTKTDAQKELLDAELDFHKKMTSGEDTTDLKRKLGQLQVEATRLGLIRPPVGRGRGRGKMGLEHGSLHVGRGRGRSREMMARSGTVNRMVVDHRPRALAILGVTQEEKDELKPHFVKFGEVEDVRDQDANSVVMTFKTRSEAENAANQGAKFKGRVLQISWYKPKTPSVTTEPEEEEAKDEDNAKEASSYLPGEEEEEEEDDDEDDEYESRSWRR; this is translated from the exons gCTGAAActccagaggaggagagagaaaacaggCGGAGGAGAAGTCCTCTGAGGAACTTCAATGAGTCCAG GAGCCGTGATGACAGGAGGCGAGATGAGCGCAAGCGGCGCGACTTTGATCGGCACGGGAAAAGCGTCAATGACTCGCACCGCGAGCGGCGCAGGGGCAGCCCCCGTGGGAGGAGCTACAGCCGAAGTCGCAGCCGGAGCAGGAGTGGCAGCCGAGGAAAGAGCAGGGACAGGGAGCACAGAGGAGGCAGAG ACTTCAAGTCTAAGTTTGAGTTGGAAAGGAAGGATACAGACTGCTACAACTCTTCCAACACATCCggctcccagcagcagcagcacccgTCGCCTCTTCTGCCCCTGCCTACACCTCCGCACCCCTTTTCTTCCTCGTCGTCCGCTGGAGTCTCAGGACCGGGAGGTGTTCCCGTAGTAACACCGGCTCACCTGCCCGATAGCACTACAGACAGCTGGTCTGGCTACTATGGTACCCAGAGGCAAGATGTTGTCGGCAAGCCTTTTAGCAACAAGACTGTTTCGCTCAAACAGCGCTGCAGGGATTATGATG AAAAGGGATTTTGTGTCCGTGGTGACCTTTGTCCATTCGACCACGGCAACGACCCTCTCATCGTTGATGATGTCAATCTACCGAACATGATTCCGTTCCCTCCACCACCTGTTATGCCCCCCGCTGGCCTGCCCATGCCCCCGATCACTGAGCCACCCCCTCCCCTCAGGATGCCTGCGATGCCACCCTATGGCCAGCCACCACCACCGGGCGTCTTCCCCATGACTG GACCCCCACTGATAGTAACCAGTGGAATTGATACCCCTAACCACCAAACGGCAATCACTTCTTCTCCTCCTATTGGACCGCCTGGTGTGGGGCTGCCGCctactcttcctcctcctcctcctcctcctccctcctcgtcCTCATCTGTATCTCTTCGTCCCCAATATGTCCAGTCTGAAT ATAACTATGATCCAGAGGGCTATAACCCAGAGTCGCCAGGCCTGACTGCAGCAGGTCGTAACCCGTACCGTCAGTTCATTCCCCGGGTGCAGACGCAGCGCTCCAACCTTATCGGCCTCACCTCCAACGAAGGACAAGGCTCCAGAG CTGCCAACATAGTGATCCAGACAGAGCCTGCCACTGCAGCCAGCACTCCTGGAAGTAATGTGTCCCGTTTCAACACAGAGCAGGACAGCAGGAAGAGAACCATGGTACCCAGTACAGCTGAGGGACCAGCAGCTAAAAAACCCTGGTTGGAGAA GCCCGGCTTTAACAACCAACATAAGAACACTTTCCCCAAGAGGTATCACTATGTGAACACTAAGTTGGAGGTGCGCAAGATCCCACGTGAGCTCAACAACATCACCAAGCTCAATGAGCACTTCAGCAAATTTGGAACCATCGTCAATATCCAG GTGGTATTTGGCGGAGACCCAGAGGCAGCGTTAATCCAGTACACAAAGAATGAAGAGGCCAGGCGGGCCATATCCAGCATCGAGGCGGTCCTCAACAATCGCTTCATCCGTGTGTACTGGCACCGCGAGCCCGGCACCAACAACACAGGGCTTCAGCAGCCGGAGCAGAGCTCAGGGAGCCAGGTGGCCGGGGCAGTGCCCAGCCAGGGGCTGCAGCACAGCAACATGCATAAG GGTATCAAGCAGCACAGTCCAGCCGCCTACGTGTTGAACAAGACTGTACCCAAGCATCACCTGCAAGCATTGCCTGGGGTCACAGCTACAACCAAGCCGGGCAGCCTGAACACAAACGCAGACGTTGTCACT GTGGTGCCTGCACTGACAAATACCCAGAAGGGCCCCTATACTTCCACAGCCCTAAAGTCCTCCTCAAAGAGCTTTGGAAAAACGGGAAAAGCACTAGAAGCACAAGAAGTCCTCAAGAAGAAACAG gaggcATTAAAACTCCAGCAGGACATGAGAAAGCAGAAGCAAGAGATGTTAAAGACACAGATTGAGTGTCAGAAG GCCTTGATAAACCGCCTTGAGAAGAACCGAGGGATGAAACCCGAGGAACGAGCCAACATCATGAAGACCCTGAAGGAGCTGACGGAGAAGATCGCACAGCTGCAGAATGAAATGAACCCTGCCTCCCAGGTATCCAGCGCCAAACCCAACCACGGCCAGTCCAAGACCAAGACTGAT GCCCAGAAGGAATTGCTGGATGCTGAGCTGGACTTTCACAAGAAGATGACCTCTGGAGAGGATACAACAGACCTAAAGAGAAAACTGGGACAGTTGCAGGTGGAG GCGACTCGGTTGGGTCTGATCCGGCCCCCAGTGGGTCGAGGTCGGGGCCGAGGTAAGATGGGGCTGGAGCACGGTTCTTTGCACGTGGGCCGCGGCAGGGGCCGCAGCCGGGAGATGATGGCGCGAAGCGGGACCGTGAACCGCATGGTGGTCGACCACAGACCCAGAGCCCTGGCTATTTTGGGGGTCACTCAGGAGGAGAAGGACGAGCTAAAGCCGCACTTTGTG aAATTTGGTGAGGTCGAGGATGTCCGTGACCAAGACGCCAACAGCGTCGTCATGACTTTTAAGACACGAAGCGAAGCGGAGAAT gcagctaaccaaGGAGCTAAGTTCAAAGGTCGTGTGCTGCAGATTTCCTGGTACAAACCTAAAACACCCTCTGTCACAACGGagccagaggaggaagaggctaAAGATGAGGACAATGCG AAGGAAGCTAGCTCGTATTTGCCCggtgaagaggaagaagaggaggaggacgacgaTGAAGATGACGAATACGAGAGCCGATCCTGGAGACGATGA
- the rbm27 gene encoding RNA-binding protein 27 isoform X2, which yields MIIENVEALKSWLAKLLEPICDADPSALANYVVALVKKDKPEKELKALCADQLDVFLQKETTGFVDKLFECLTTKNYLGNPAAKEVPKEEVKPPAVKSDVVEAETPEEERENRRRRSPLRNFNESRSRDDRRRDERKRRDFDRHGKSVNDSHRERRRGSPRGRSYSRSRSRSRSGSRGKSRDREHRGGRDFKSKFELERKDTDCYNSSNTSGSQQQQHPSPLLPLPTPPHPFSSSSSAGVSGPGGVPVVTPAHLPDSTTDSWSGYYGTQRQDVVGKPFSNKTVSLKQRCRDYDEKGFCVRGDLCPFDHGNDPLIVDDVNLPNMIPFPPPPVMPPAGLPMPPITEPPPPLRMPAMPPYGQPPPPGVFPMTGPPLIVTSGIDTPNHQTAITSSPPIGPPGVGLPPTLPPPPPPPPSSSSSVSLRPQYVQSEYNYDPEGYNPESPGLTAAGRNPYRQFIPRVQTQRSNLIGLTSNEGQGSRAANIVIQTEPATAASTPGSNVSRFNTEQDSRKRTMVPSTAEGPAAKKPWLEKPGFNNQHKNTFPKRYHYVNTKLEVRKIPRELNNITKLNEHFSKFGTIVNIQVVFGGDPEAALIQYTKNEEARRAISSIEAVLNNRFIRVYWHREPGTNNTGLQQPEQSSGSQVAGAVPSQGLQHSNMHKGIKQHSPAAYVLNKTVPKHHLQALPGVTATTKPGSLNTNADVVTVVPALTNTQKGPYTSTALKSSSKSFGKTGKALEAQEVLKKKQEALKLQQDMRKQKQEMLKTQIECQKALINRLEKNRGMKPEERANIMKTLKELTEKIAQLQNEMNPASQAQKELLDAELDFHKKMTSGEDTTDLKRKLGQLQVEATRLGLIRPPVGRGRGRGKMGLEHGSLHVGRGRGRSREMMARSGTVNRMVVDHRPRALAILGVTQEEKDELKPHFVKFGEVEDVRDQDANSVVMTFKTRSEAENAANQGAKFKGRVLQISWYKPKTPSVTTEPEEEEAKDEDNAKEASSYLPGEEEEEEEDDDEDDEYESRSWRR from the exons gCTGAAActccagaggaggagagagaaaacaggCGGAGGAGAAGTCCTCTGAGGAACTTCAATGAGTCCAG GAGCCGTGATGACAGGAGGCGAGATGAGCGCAAGCGGCGCGACTTTGATCGGCACGGGAAAAGCGTCAATGACTCGCACCGCGAGCGGCGCAGGGGCAGCCCCCGTGGGAGGAGCTACAGCCGAAGTCGCAGCCGGAGCAGGAGTGGCAGCCGAGGAAAGAGCAGGGACAGGGAGCACAGAGGAGGCAGAG ACTTCAAGTCTAAGTTTGAGTTGGAAAGGAAGGATACAGACTGCTACAACTCTTCCAACACATCCggctcccagcagcagcagcacccgTCGCCTCTTCTGCCCCTGCCTACACCTCCGCACCCCTTTTCTTCCTCGTCGTCCGCTGGAGTCTCAGGACCGGGAGGTGTTCCCGTAGTAACACCGGCTCACCTGCCCGATAGCACTACAGACAGCTGGTCTGGCTACTATGGTACCCAGAGGCAAGATGTTGTCGGCAAGCCTTTTAGCAACAAGACTGTTTCGCTCAAACAGCGCTGCAGGGATTATGATG AAAAGGGATTTTGTGTCCGTGGTGACCTTTGTCCATTCGACCACGGCAACGACCCTCTCATCGTTGATGATGTCAATCTACCGAACATGATTCCGTTCCCTCCACCACCTGTTATGCCCCCCGCTGGCCTGCCCATGCCCCCGATCACTGAGCCACCCCCTCCCCTCAGGATGCCTGCGATGCCACCCTATGGCCAGCCACCACCACCGGGCGTCTTCCCCATGACTG GACCCCCACTGATAGTAACCAGTGGAATTGATACCCCTAACCACCAAACGGCAATCACTTCTTCTCCTCCTATTGGACCGCCTGGTGTGGGGCTGCCGCctactcttcctcctcctcctcctcctcctccctcctcgtcCTCATCTGTATCTCTTCGTCCCCAATATGTCCAGTCTGAAT ATAACTATGATCCAGAGGGCTATAACCCAGAGTCGCCAGGCCTGACTGCAGCAGGTCGTAACCCGTACCGTCAGTTCATTCCCCGGGTGCAGACGCAGCGCTCCAACCTTATCGGCCTCACCTCCAACGAAGGACAAGGCTCCAGAG CTGCCAACATAGTGATCCAGACAGAGCCTGCCACTGCAGCCAGCACTCCTGGAAGTAATGTGTCCCGTTTCAACACAGAGCAGGACAGCAGGAAGAGAACCATGGTACCCAGTACAGCTGAGGGACCAGCAGCTAAAAAACCCTGGTTGGAGAA GCCCGGCTTTAACAACCAACATAAGAACACTTTCCCCAAGAGGTATCACTATGTGAACACTAAGTTGGAGGTGCGCAAGATCCCACGTGAGCTCAACAACATCACCAAGCTCAATGAGCACTTCAGCAAATTTGGAACCATCGTCAATATCCAG GTGGTATTTGGCGGAGACCCAGAGGCAGCGTTAATCCAGTACACAAAGAATGAAGAGGCCAGGCGGGCCATATCCAGCATCGAGGCGGTCCTCAACAATCGCTTCATCCGTGTGTACTGGCACCGCGAGCCCGGCACCAACAACACAGGGCTTCAGCAGCCGGAGCAGAGCTCAGGGAGCCAGGTGGCCGGGGCAGTGCCCAGCCAGGGGCTGCAGCACAGCAACATGCATAAG GGTATCAAGCAGCACAGTCCAGCCGCCTACGTGTTGAACAAGACTGTACCCAAGCATCACCTGCAAGCATTGCCTGGGGTCACAGCTACAACCAAGCCGGGCAGCCTGAACACAAACGCAGACGTTGTCACT GTGGTGCCTGCACTGACAAATACCCAGAAGGGCCCCTATACTTCCACAGCCCTAAAGTCCTCCTCAAAGAGCTTTGGAAAAACGGGAAAAGCACTAGAAGCACAAGAAGTCCTCAAGAAGAAACAG gaggcATTAAAACTCCAGCAGGACATGAGAAAGCAGAAGCAAGAGATGTTAAAGACACAGATTGAGTGTCAGAAG GCCTTGATAAACCGCCTTGAGAAGAACCGAGGGATGAAACCCGAGGAACGAGCCAACATCATGAAGACCCTGAAGGAGCTGACGGAGAAGATCGCACAGCTGCAGAATGAAATGAACCCTGCCTCCCAG GCCCAGAAGGAATTGCTGGATGCTGAGCTGGACTTTCACAAGAAGATGACCTCTGGAGAGGATACAACAGACCTAAAGAGAAAACTGGGACAGTTGCAGGTGGAG GCGACTCGGTTGGGTCTGATCCGGCCCCCAGTGGGTCGAGGTCGGGGCCGAGGTAAGATGGGGCTGGAGCACGGTTCTTTGCACGTGGGCCGCGGCAGGGGCCGCAGCCGGGAGATGATGGCGCGAAGCGGGACCGTGAACCGCATGGTGGTCGACCACAGACCCAGAGCCCTGGCTATTTTGGGGGTCACTCAGGAGGAGAAGGACGAGCTAAAGCCGCACTTTGTG aAATTTGGTGAGGTCGAGGATGTCCGTGACCAAGACGCCAACAGCGTCGTCATGACTTTTAAGACACGAAGCGAAGCGGAGAAT gcagctaaccaaGGAGCTAAGTTCAAAGGTCGTGTGCTGCAGATTTCCTGGTACAAACCTAAAACACCCTCTGTCACAACGGagccagaggaggaagaggctaAAGATGAGGACAATGCG AAGGAAGCTAGCTCGTATTTGCCCggtgaagaggaagaagaggaggaggacgacgaTGAAGATGACGAATACGAGAGCCGATCCTGGAGACGATGA